From Rhinoderma darwinii isolate aRhiDar2 unplaced genomic scaffold, aRhiDar2.hap1 Scaffold_129, whole genome shotgun sequence, the proteins below share one genomic window:
- the LOC142699099 gene encoding phosphatidylinositol polyphosphate 5-phosphatase type IV-like: MPFWRKTKKYHVSQIPDKGNLMKEIPTMEEPNISLQTFSIIKDIPAEKCSDPSHSKPCDIGSKNTKKSAIRSLGSSAVIGAKELDRCFPNRRLRLYVATWNMEGKEFPQNLEDLLLPSDDTKDIYVIGVQEGCPNRREWEIKLQETLGPHYVLYHSSGLGVLYLTIFIRRELIWFCSEVEHTHVTTRLFHHVKTKGALSVAFTVFGTSFLFINSHMRFGAVHKRIQDYKTITEGLRLPQIIPERINSNALDVTSRFDRVFWFGDLNFQLKEDRKNVESLLKNIKGRDMSSLLKHDHLNEAKNNGSIFVGFKEHTIEFLPTYKFDIGTDTYDTSEKQRIPSYTDRVLFKSQYEGDVRVLRYDSCPVLKTSDHRPVFGIFEVKLRPGSDNIPLAGGRFDRKIYLKGIRRLGQKK; this comes from the exons atgcccttttggagaaaaacaaaaaaatatcatgtctctcagattcctgataaaggaaatctgatgaaagagataccaactatggaggagcctaacatctcgctccagacgTTTTCTATCATCAAAGACATACCAGctgaaaaatgcagcgatccaagtcacagcaaaccttgtgacattggctcaaagaacaccaagaagagcgcaatcaggagcttgggcagcagcgctgtgattggcgctaaagaactggatcgctgtttcccaaatagacggctgagattatacgttgccacctggaatatggaggggaag gagttcccacaaaatctagaggatctgctgttgccatcagatgacaccaagGACATTTAtgtaattggcgttcaggaaggatgtccaaacag acgggaatgggagataaaattacaggagacccttggtccgcactacgtgctataccactcatccgggctcggagtcctgtatctcaccatctttattcgacgggagctgatctggttctgctcag aggtagagcacacccatgtaacaaccaggctattccaccatgtaaaAACCAAAGGAGCTTTGAGTGTTGCCTTCACTGTctttgggacatcattcctgtttattaattcccatatgagat ttggggcagtccacaagaggatccaggactataaaactatcaccgagggtctccgtctgcctcaaattattccggaaagaataaactccaatgcct tggacgtcaccagccgctttgatcgagttttttggtttggggacctcaattttcaactaaaagaggacagaaaaaacgtggaatctcttctgaaaaatattaaaggaagagatatgtccagtctcctcaaacacgaccatctgaatgaagccaagaacaacg ggtccatatttgtagggtttaaggagcacaccattgaattccttcctacatacaagttcgacattggcacagacacctacgatacatcagaaaagcagagaattccatcatatacg gacagggtgttgtttaagagccaatacgagggagatgtgcgagtcctgagatacgactcatgccctgttttgaagacctcagaccaccgacccgtttttggcatctttgaagtaaagctcagacctggttcagataa catcccattggctggtggacgctttgaccgcaagatctatttgaagggcattaggaggttaggacaaaaaaagtag